The Rhodocytophaga rosea genome has a segment encoding these proteins:
- a CDS encoding asparaginase produces the protein MYTTVKIRTAATPQASTSILTLYTGGTFGMVYNRAGQLVPFDFEHIVERVPELSRFDFELTVIAFAKPIDSSNVTPEHWIEMAQIIYNNYELYDGFVILHGTDTMAYSASALSFLLENLNKPVIFTGSQIPIGAVRTDARRNLITALEIASARNAEGNPMVPEVCIYFNNFLWRGNRAKKVESAHFDAFYSDNYPALAEAGISIDYNKQLIMPYKRANDIKCCTKMNSNVAILKLFPGIHLNIVNNILHIPGLKGLVLETYGSGNAPTSAGFIDALAEAIDRQVIILNISQCSGGKVVQGKYETSKKLAEIGVLSGKDLTTEAGITKMMYLLGRENFLEDVKKQLICPIRGEML, from the coding sequence ATGTACACCACCGTTAAAATCCGGACAGCCGCTACTCCTCAGGCAAGTACTTCCATTCTTACCCTCTATACTGGCGGAACATTCGGGATGGTATACAACCGGGCCGGGCAACTGGTGCCGTTCGATTTTGAACATATTGTGGAGCGCGTACCGGAGTTGAGCCGTTTTGATTTTGAACTGACTGTTATTGCATTTGCAAAGCCGATAGATTCCTCCAATGTAACTCCTGAACACTGGATAGAAATGGCTCAAATTATTTATAACAATTATGAGCTATATGACGGATTTGTAATTCTCCACGGTACAGATACCATGGCATACAGTGCCTCTGCGTTGAGTTTCTTGCTCGAAAATCTGAATAAGCCGGTGATCTTTACAGGCTCTCAGATTCCAATAGGTGCCGTACGGACCGATGCCCGGAGAAATCTGATTACAGCCCTGGAAATAGCTTCAGCAAGAAATGCAGAGGGTAATCCCATGGTACCAGAAGTATGTATCTATTTTAATAATTTTTTGTGGAGAGGCAACCGGGCCAAAAAAGTAGAAAGTGCCCATTTTGATGCCTTTTATTCCGACAATTATCCGGCTCTGGCAGAGGCAGGCATAAGCATTGACTATAACAAACAGCTAATAATGCCTTATAAGCGTGCAAACGATATTAAATGCTGTACAAAAATGAACTCAAATGTGGCTATACTAAAATTATTTCCTGGGATTCATTTGAATATAGTAAATAATATTTTGCATATTCCGGGATTGAAAGGCTTAGTATTGGAAACATATGGTTCAGGAAATGCGCCTACATCGGCTGGGTTTATTGATGCTTTGGCAGAGGCCATTGACCGTCAGGTGATTATTCTGAATATTTCACAATGCAGCGGCGGAAAGGTAGTACAGGGCAAGTATGAAACCAGTAAGAAATTAGCGGAAATTGGCGTTTTAAGCGGAAAAGATTTAACAACAGAAGCAGGTATTACCAAAATGATGTACTTGCTGGGAAGAGAAAATTTTTTGGAAGACGTGAAAAAACAATTAATTTGCCCGATAAGAGGAGAGATGCTTTGA
- a CDS encoding TatD family hydrolase: MIDTHAHIYAPEFDGDRKQMLERTFAAGVTRIYMPNIDHTSIEGMLALAKTYPDQCLPMMGLHPCYVNASFEKELQLVEDWLAKHPFSAVGEIGLDFYWSTEFRQQQEEAFRFQVKLAKKHQLPIVIHCRNSFDETVALLKEIGTEGVNGIFHCFTGNLSEASQVIGMGFLLGIGGVSTFKNGGLDQVLPHVALEHIVLETDSPYLAPVPFRGKRNETAYLPIVAQRVADLKQTSLEEVNRITTQNALALFGRNDLSE, encoded by the coding sequence ATGATTGATACACACGCACATATTTATGCTCCTGAATTTGACGGAGACCGGAAACAAATGCTGGAACGTACCTTTGCTGCCGGAGTGACCCGGATTTATATGCCTAATATTGACCATACCTCAATAGAAGGCATGCTGGCGCTGGCAAAAACCTATCCCGACCAGTGCTTACCAATGATGGGCTTACATCCCTGCTATGTAAATGCCTCTTTTGAAAAAGAATTGCAACTGGTTGAAGACTGGCTGGCTAAACATCCATTTTCAGCTGTAGGAGAGATCGGACTGGATTTTTACTGGTCCACTGAGTTCCGGCAACAGCAGGAGGAGGCTTTCCGGTTCCAGGTAAAGCTGGCTAAAAAACACCAGCTGCCAATTGTAATACATTGCCGGAACTCGTTTGACGAAACGGTAGCATTATTAAAGGAGATCGGAACAGAAGGAGTAAACGGCATTTTTCATTGTTTTACCGGCAATCTGTCAGAGGCCTCGCAAGTGATCGGGATGGGATTTCTTCTGGGAATTGGAGGAGTAAGCACCTTTAAAAATGGAGGCTTGGATCAGGTATTACCACATGTAGCGTTAGAGCATATCGTTCTGGAAACCGACAGTCCTTACCTGGCGCCAGTACCTTTCCGGGGAAAGCGCAATGAAACAGCGTATCTGCCCATCGTTGCCCAGAGAGTAGCCGATTTAAAACAAACATCCCTGGAAGAGGTAAACCGGATCACTACTCAAAATGCTTTGGCTCTGTTTGGTAGAAATGACTTGAGTGAATAG
- a CDS encoding T9SS type B sorting domain-containing protein has translation MITSHQEGFNETFLMPDLQENWSLSITNTNHWGKAVFETKNHGNYWSAQVVDAGMYFYFLHDLSSIRTFKGRVHVLRQMVTKLNGSGSLVFLPD, from the coding sequence ATGATTACGTCTCACCAGGAAGGATTCAATGAAACTTTCCTCATGCCCGATTTACAGGAGAACTGGTCGCTATCTATTACTAATACTAACCATTGGGGAAAGGCAGTATTCGAAACAAAAAATCATGGCAACTACTGGTCAGCCCAGGTTGTAGATGCTGGAATGTACTTTTACTTTTTGCATGATCTATCCAGCATCCGGACGTTTAAAGGCAGGGTGCATGTATTGCGGCAGATGGTAACTAAACTAAACGGAAGCGGCTCTCTCGTTTTCCTCCCGGATTAA
- a CDS encoding DUF1059 domain-containing protein yields the protein MKVLNCRDAGFDCNIVIMAENENEVMRQAAEHAREVHGMEVTPEMAQEIKSLIREENERAASV from the coding sequence ATGAAAGTTCTGAATTGCCGTGATGCCGGATTTGACTGTAACATAGTTATTATGGCAGAAAATGAAAATGAGGTGATGCGCCAGGCTGCTGAGCATGCCAGAGAGGTGCATGGAATGGAGGTAACTCCTGAAATGGCACAAGAGATCAAGAGCTTAATCCGGGAGGAAAACGAGAGAGCCGCTTCCGTTTAG
- a CDS encoding metallophosphoesterase — MSSISGRLKKQYNRIRNSPLAPHQLKDYWTSRKPYYRRIEGKWQTRHPEDQAELAYTVLLVGDMGYPALNGKDPILNMLASQIANKNEKMAVVFLGDNIYPRGLPEPGHRLRRISEERLKAQLDLFTDFKGKVYYLSGNHDWNKGKKNGFEYLRRQEEYIEQYLNRGNVFLPDNGCPGPVLVDLTEEVLLIIINTQWWVQRGVKPIGPFYQCEAQSEEHFFQLLDDAISRNSHRKILVAAHHPLYSNALHGGKFSMKHHIFPLTSAHKKLYIPLPVAGSLYPLYRRLFGAYEDMSHPRYRRMRKGLLKVFKKYQNIVYAAGHDHNLQYFNQHHNHYIVSGSGSKVSFVHKGGKASFTHAHRGIFQINYYTNGETWMKVVEPADELDKHPVVMFQKQLEQVQVTNGSTANV; from the coding sequence ATGAGCAGTATATCAGGCCGTCTAAAAAAACAATATAACCGCATACGCAATTCGCCGCTTGCCCCCCACCAGCTTAAAGATTACTGGACCAGCCGGAAACCATATTACCGGAGAATTGAAGGCAAGTGGCAAACCAGGCATCCGGAGGATCAGGCAGAATTAGCTTATACCGTATTACTGGTAGGCGATATGGGGTATCCGGCATTAAATGGCAAAGATCCAATCTTGAATATGCTAGCCAGCCAGATTGCCAATAAAAACGAAAAAATGGCGGTTGTTTTTCTGGGAGACAATATTTATCCCAGAGGTCTTCCGGAACCTGGGCACCGCCTGCGCCGCATTTCTGAAGAACGGCTCAAAGCGCAACTTGACTTATTTACTGATTTTAAAGGCAAGGTATATTATCTATCCGGCAACCACGACTGGAATAAGGGAAAGAAGAATGGTTTTGAATACCTGCGCCGCCAGGAAGAATATATTGAGCAATACCTCAACCGGGGAAATGTATTTTTGCCAGATAATGGTTGTCCTGGCCCAGTTCTCGTTGATCTCACAGAAGAAGTCCTGCTGATTATCATCAATACACAATGGTGGGTACAGCGGGGCGTAAAACCTATCGGACCTTTTTACCAATGTGAAGCCCAGAGTGAAGAACATTTTTTTCAATTACTCGATGATGCCATTTCCAGGAATTCACACCGCAAAATTCTGGTAGCCGCCCATCATCCCTTATACAGTAATGCCCTGCACGGAGGCAAATTCTCTATGAAACACCATATTTTTCCGCTTACCTCGGCGCATAAAAAACTGTACATTCCACTTCCGGTCGCAGGCTCACTCTATCCTTTGTACCGGCGTTTATTTGGGGCATATGAAGATATGTCGCACCCCCGTTACCGCCGGATGCGGAAAGGATTGCTGAAGGTGTTTAAAAAATACCAGAATATTGTGTATGCCGCCGGCCATGACCATAACCTGCAATACTTCAACCAGCATCATAATCACTATATTGTGAGCGGTTCAGGAAGCAAAGTTTCCTTTGTACACAAAGGCGGAAAAGCTTCGTTTACCCATGCCCACCGGGGTATTTTTCAGATTAACTATTATACCAATGGTGAAACCTGGATGAAGGTAGTAGAACCAGCCGACGAACTCGACAAACACCCGGTAGTAATGTTCCAGAAACAACTCGAACAAGTACAGGTAACGAATGGAAGCACTGCCAATGTGTAG
- a CDS encoding LytTR family DNA-binding domain-containing protein: protein MLTHDNKTYLIDLSLDKLAEQLPASLFFRANRKFIVAATIVNSMQADTYGKLLVHLKAHPKLPPNLTISRDKAPAFRQWLKR, encoded by the coding sequence GTGCTGACACATGACAATAAAACCTATCTGATCGATTTATCTTTAGACAAACTGGCAGAACAACTGCCAGCATCTTTATTTTTCCGGGCCAACCGGAAGTTTATTGTCGCTGCCACTATCGTCAACAGTATGCAAGCCGATACATATGGCAAATTACTTGTACATCTGAAAGCTCACCCCAAACTGCCTCCCAACCTTACCATAAGCCGGGATAAAGCGCCTGCATTCCGTCAGTGGCTGAAACGCTAA
- a CDS encoding serine hydrolase domain-containing protein: protein MKSLFLIYSLLFLSLLTAKLVQAQSLPAATATRIDGEFATWHTNKSPGAVIGIIHHGEFIYKKAFGMADVENKIPLTTKHAFWVASVSKQFTAMGIALLAEQGKLNIDDDIRKHLPYLPFMGDTIRIRHLIYHTSGLRDGFTLVGMKFKGENTIPTGMSLLCSAGKLV, encoded by the coding sequence ATGAAAAGCTTATTTTTGATTTATTCTCTCTTATTTCTCTCCCTATTAACAGCAAAACTGGTACAGGCACAGTCTCTACCTGCGGCTACAGCAACCCGCATTGATGGAGAATTCGCCACCTGGCACACTAATAAATCTCCGGGAGCAGTCATTGGCATCATTCACCACGGAGAATTCATTTATAAAAAGGCTTTCGGCATGGCCGATGTCGAAAACAAGATTCCTTTAACCACCAAACATGCTTTCTGGGTAGCTTCGGTTTCCAAACAATTTACGGCGATGGGAATTGCCTTACTCGCTGAACAAGGCAAACTCAATATAGATGATGATATACGTAAACACCTGCCCTATCTTCCGTTTATGGGAGATACTATCCGCATCAGGCATTTGATTTATCACACCAGTGGCCTGCGGGATGGATTTACCCTGGTCGGCATGAAATTTAAAGGCGAAAATACTATACCAACCGGAATGTCATTACTATGCTCAGCCGGCAAACTGGTTTGA
- a CDS encoding serine hydrolase domain-containing protein, with translation MLSRQTGLNNKPGENHAYNNGAYVLLAEIIAKVSGKPFQEFIDEAIFKSLHMQESYFAGKITGEKPQLAQGYEVRYHGKGFSYRRGHFKGNTVGSSGLITTLDDLYQWDQNFYHNRLGKGNTELIEQILTPGKLNDGATLSYAYGLETEVYKGQMVITHSGADRGYKAEIVRFPDLELTIICLSNADNMYNLTAKLLKMGEWIAPEAFQSTVAKPDSSIQTALHEKAGYYLNVDGKAELRVITVKNDELYAARSVHGYQEPLIAQDEHTFVNKGSEEYAYHFTHTETSEQVIQYRERANEFTLHKIQPEQQTTKQLKAYAGKYYSKELNFTYRLTLRKGKLGLRIFRLIHIPFTPMENHLFLADLMGNNTLVFQTNAAGIITGFHFNRDGVSGLLFEKK, from the coding sequence ATGCTCAGCCGGCAAACTGGTTTGAATAATAAACCCGGAGAAAACCATGCCTATAACAATGGAGCGTATGTACTGCTGGCAGAAATTATTGCGAAGGTGAGCGGAAAACCCTTTCAGGAATTTATAGACGAAGCCATCTTTAAATCCTTGCATATGCAAGAGAGCTATTTCGCCGGAAAAATCACCGGAGAGAAGCCACAATTAGCCCAAGGCTACGAGGTACGCTATCATGGCAAAGGCTTCTCATACCGGAGAGGACACTTCAAAGGCAATACAGTCGGATCATCCGGGCTGATTACTACACTGGATGACCTGTATCAGTGGGATCAGAATTTTTACCACAACCGGCTGGGTAAAGGCAATACTGAACTCATTGAGCAAATACTTACCCCTGGCAAGTTGAATGATGGCGCTACGCTTTCGTATGCCTATGGCCTGGAAACAGAAGTGTATAAAGGACAAATGGTCATTACCCACAGCGGTGCTGATAGAGGTTACAAAGCCGAAATCGTACGTTTTCCGGACCTGGAACTTACTATTATTTGTCTTTCCAATGCTGATAATATGTATAACCTGACTGCAAAACTGCTGAAAATGGGTGAATGGATAGCCCCAGAAGCATTCCAGTCTACAGTAGCAAAACCTGATTCAAGCATCCAAACTGCTCTACATGAGAAAGCTGGCTATTACCTGAATGTAGATGGAAAGGCAGAATTGCGGGTCATTACAGTAAAGAATGATGAATTGTATGCAGCCAGGTCAGTACATGGCTACCAGGAGCCTCTGATTGCACAAGATGAACATACCTTTGTAAATAAAGGCTCTGAAGAATATGCTTATCATTTTACACACACCGAAACCAGTGAACAGGTAATACAATATAGAGAAAGAGCAAATGAATTCACCCTGCATAAAATACAGCCAGAGCAACAGACCACAAAACAACTCAAAGCCTATGCCGGCAAGTATTATAGCAAAGAACTCAACTTCACCTACCGGCTGACCTTACGTAAAGGTAAACTGGGCCTTCGTATTTTCAGGCTGATTCATATTCCCTTTACCCCTATGGAAAATCACCTATTTCTGGCAGACCTGATGGGAAACAATACGCTCGTTTTCCAGACCAATGCAGCAGGAATCATAACAGGATTTCATTTTAACCGGGATGGCGTTTCAGGATTGTTATTTGAAAAGAAGTAA
- a CDS encoding EamA family transporter, translating into MIEKWKLFAVTSMLFAGLTSVIAKFGMKELSSDVALAIRTIVVFGIVTLNAFLLNDAVAQIRQAPKSNLIFLTISGITTSLSWIFYYRAMKEGQVSYVASIDKASIVVTILLSFLLLKEPVTAKILIGAGFIITGMIILAWK; encoded by the coding sequence ATGATAGAAAAATGGAAACTGTTTGCTGTAACCTCCATGCTGTTTGCAGGGTTAACTTCAGTAATTGCTAAGTTCGGAATGAAAGAACTTAGCAGCGACGTAGCTTTAGCTATCCGGACGATAGTCGTTTTTGGAATTGTTACGCTCAATGCCTTTTTACTTAATGATGCTGTAGCCCAAATCAGGCAAGCCCCCAAAAGCAACCTGATCTTCCTCACTATATCTGGCATTACTACTTCCCTATCCTGGATTTTTTATTACCGGGCGATGAAAGAAGGACAAGTGTCTTATGTAGCCAGCATTGATAAAGCCAGTATTGTAGTAACCATTCTGCTTTCCTTTCTGCTGCTGAAAGAACCTGTTACAGCAAAAATTTTGATTGGTGCTGGCTTTATTATTACGGGAATGATTATTCTGGCCTGGAAATAA